The following is a genomic window from Lactococcus carnosus.
AGTCCAAAAAGCAGTTAATGCGAAATAAAAAAAGTAATGTTAGGATTGGAGGAAAAATGGTGATTGATAAAGACACACAGGTAGTATCTAGCCAACCAGTAAAAAAGAAGGAGCGGAGTAGTCGAGAACGAAAAAATCAACTTATGTTTCATTTGATGATGATTCCAGGTATCTTATTTCTGATTGTTTTCACCTATGTCCCCATGGCGGGGATTGTCATGGCATTTCAAAATTATATACCTGCAAAAGGTCTAACGGGTTCTGCATGGGTTGGCTTCACACACTTTCAACGCCTATTTTCCCTTCCAGATATCGGGCTCTTGTTTAGAAATACAATCGTGATTGCCCTGGGTAAAATTATCATTGGGACAATCCTCTCGATTGTCTTTGCTATCTTGCTAAATGAAATCCGTGTCATGTTTCTAAAAAAATCTGTTCAAACGATTGTTTATCTTCCCCATTTTCTATCGTGGGTCGTCTTGTCAGCAGTCGTCATGAACATGTTTAATTTGGATGGTTCAATTACACAGATATTAAATTCAATTGGTCTTAAAGACTTGAACTTTCTAGGCTCAAATAAACTCTTCCAGCCTTTACTCATCGGAACAGATGTTTGGAAGGAATTTGGGTATAGCTCAGTTGTCTATCTTGCTGCTATTACCTCTATTGACCCAGGCTTGTATGAAGCAGCATCTATAGATGGTGCAACTTGGTTTAAGAAAGTATGGCATGTGACCCTACCAGGTATGATGACAATCATTCTATTATTAGCAATCATGAATCTACCGAATATTTTAAACGCTGGATTTGACCAAGTTTATAACTTGTATTCACCTATGGTATACGAATCAGGTGATATTTTAGATACCTATGTGTACCGAGTTGGCTTAATCGGCCGCCAGTACTCGTTTGGTACTGCTGTAGGCCTATTCAAAGCGCTAATCGGTGCAGTCTTGATGATCGGTGCAAATGAGATTGCTGGTCATTATACTGACCGTAAAATGTTTTAGAGCAGGAGGGACTCATGAAAGAAAAATTAAATGCAAGAATCATCATTATCTATACACTTGTGATTTTGCTAGGCTTGGTATGTCTCTTACCACTTTGGAACATCGTTGCCATCTCCTTATCTGGACCAGCAGCAGTAGCAGGTAATAAAGTTGGCCTTATACCAGTTGATTTGACATTTGGTGCCTATGAAAAAATCATGAGCGATGGCCAATTTTGGCGGTCGTTTGGGATCTCTGTGCTACGGGTTGCCATTACGCTTGCTCTAAATCTTGTCCTCATCGTCTTGATGGCCTATCCATTAGCAAAAAGTAAACGGGTCTTTAGAGGTCGGACACTTTATATGAATCTCATGATCTTTGCGATGTTGTTCAATGGGGGGATGATTCCAACCTATTTAGTTGTTAAACAATTGGGACTACTAAATACGATTTGGGCCTTAATCTTACCAGGTGCTGTACCGATTTTCTCAGTTATATTGGTTATGAATTTCTTTAGAGGCATTCCAAAGGCCTTAGAAGAAGCAGCGATTATTGATGGGGCAACACCGCTACAAGTTTTATTTCAAGTCTTCATCCCGATTTCCTTACCATCACTTGCTACTGTCTCCCTCTTCTCTATTGTTGGGACATGGAATGATTTTATGGGTGGTTTGATCTATATTACAAAAGCAAAAGATTATCCATTGATGACCTATATCCAAGCCTTGAATGTCAACATTGCAGATGCAATCAAAAATAATGCATCAGCTGAACAAATTGCTAATCTTGCTCAGTTATCAGATAAGAATCTGAATGCAGCAAAGATCATGGTGGCAATTATTCCGCTGTTGCTGATTTATCCAATGTTGCAAAAATACTTTGTAACTGGTATGGTTGTAGGTTCTGTTAAGGAATAAGCGCATAATGAAAGAAGTAGCATATGACAAATTTATTTTCCTATGACGGTCTGATTTATAAGACGGGAACTAAAATTTTCCAACTTTTAGTCCTTAATATCCTTTAC
Proteins encoded in this region:
- a CDS encoding carbohydrate ABC transporter permease, translated to MKEKLNARIIIIYTLVILLGLVCLLPLWNIVAISLSGPAAVAGNKVGLIPVDLTFGAYEKIMSDGQFWRSFGISVLRVAITLALNLVLIVLMAYPLAKSKRVFRGRTLYMNLMIFAMLFNGGMIPTYLVVKQLGLLNTIWALILPGAVPIFSVILVMNFFRGIPKALEEAAIIDGATPLQVLFQVFIPISLPSLATVSLFSIVGTWNDFMGGLIYITKAKDYPLMTYIQALNVNIADAIKNNASAEQIANLAQLSDKNLNAAKIMVAIIPLLLIYPMLQKYFVTGMVVGSVKE
- a CDS encoding ABC transporter permease; translated protein: MVIDKDTQVVSSQPVKKKERSSRERKNQLMFHLMMIPGILFLIVFTYVPMAGIVMAFQNYIPAKGLTGSAWVGFTHFQRLFSLPDIGLLFRNTIVIALGKIIIGTILSIVFAILLNEIRVMFLKKSVQTIVYLPHFLSWVVLSAVVMNMFNLDGSITQILNSIGLKDLNFLGSNKLFQPLLIGTDVWKEFGYSSVVYLAAITSIDPGLYEAASIDGATWFKKVWHVTLPGMMTIILLLAIMNLPNILNAGFDQVYNLYSPMVYESGDILDTYVYRVGLIGRQYSFGTAVGLFKALIGAVLMIGANEIAGHYTDRKMF